The Stenotrophomonas maltophilia sequence GGCCAAGGGTGGCGGTGACTTCGCCTTCCAGCTCCGGAAGCACCGTCACATCCAGCAGTCCATCATCGATGAGTGCCTGCGGACACAGTTGCTGGCCGCCACCGGCCTGGCGACCGTTGCCGATGCCGAGCGCGATGAAGTCGCCTTCCCAGGCGAAATCCGGGCCGGACAGGCGCGCGTTGATCGGCTCGATGCGGCCGAGCTTGGCAATGCCGGTGATCACATAGGCCAGCCCGCCCAGCATCTTTTTCAGGCCAGCATCGGTCTCCACCGTCACCTGCGTGCCGAAGCCACCGCTGGCGAGATTGGCGCACCACCACGGCGTGCCATCGGCGTCCACGCGCAGCAGATCGATGGCACGCGGCGCGGTCTGCCCGATCAACGCGAAGGCATCCTTCGGTCCAGTCGGAATGCCTGCCGACGTGGCGAAATCGTTGGCGGTCCCCATCGGGATCAGCGCCAGCGAGGGCAGCGCATCGGCCGGTTCCTCGCGATGCGCCAGCGTTTCCGCGACCGCGCTGAGCGTGCCATCGCCGCCTGCGGCGACGATCACCTCCACGCCATGCTCGATCGCCTCGGCCACATAACGTTCGGCGTCGCCGTCTTCCCAGGTCACCCGCACTTCCAGCTGCACGCCCTGCCCGCGCCAATGGCCGACCGCATCGCGCAGTTCGTCATTGCCTGCGGATTTGCCGTTGAGGATCAGGCGCCAGCGCGGTGTGGCCATGCGGTACTTCCGGGACAGGGTGGCACAGGCTAGCAATCGCGCGTTCGCTGCCAGTGAACGCCAACGCTTGGAAGCAGTAGATCCACGCCATGCGTGGATGATGATGCAGGGGAGCCGACGCGGTGCCGCAACCGTCATGTCATGCAGATGTCATTGCCGGCCCGGAGAATGGAAGTCCATAGCAGGGACGACGGATGGAGGCAGGATCAGCCTCCCACGCATGCAGCGAGGCCACGCCAGTGATTGGCGTGGCTTTTTTTTGGGGGGTGTGCAGGGAGTGCGAACCAAGGTTCGCACCCACCAGGTTGCGGTTCGCACCCTCCCGGTTGGCAGATCCACGCCATGCGTGGATGCACCTCGCCTCAGCCGTTGGCGAAATCGTGCAATGCCTGGCCCTGCAGCCGGTACACGGTCCACTCGTCCTGCGGCTTGGCACCGGCGGCGGTATAGAACTCGATGGCCGGGGTATTCCAGTCCAGCACCGACCATTCGAACCTGCCGCAGCCCTCGGCCA is a genomic window containing:
- the yegS gene encoding lipid kinase YegS, whose product is MATPRWRLILNGKSAGNDELRDAVGHWRGQGVQLEVRVTWEDGDAERYVAEAIEHGVEVIVAAGGDGTLSAVAETLAHREEPADALPSLALIPMGTANDFATSAGIPTGPKDAFALIGQTAPRAIDLLRVDADGTPWWCANLASGGFGTQVTVETDAGLKKMLGGLAYVITGIAKLGRIEPINARLSGPDFAWEGDFIALGIGNGRQAGGGQQLCPQALIDDGLLDVTVLPELEGEVTATLGQMLKSGTQAALEQLATRARLPWLQIESQRPLTLNLDGEPVQAQLFRIECVPGRVRMHLPAGCPLLGGQG